In the Bradyrhizobium guangzhouense genome, one interval contains:
- a CDS encoding xanthine dehydrogenase family protein molybdopterin-binding subunit — MQEHTKSSTLENAIALQKYGVGQPVRRKEDDTLVRGKGRYTDDFNLPGQAHAVIVRSTHAHGVIRGIGLDAAKAMPGVLGVWTGTDLNAAGYGPFTCGLPLKSRDGSPVHQTNRHPLATDKVRFVGDPVAFVVAETLAQARDAAEAVELDIEPLPAVTDPEEAAKPGAPQLYDHIPNNVALDYHYGDAEKVNAAFASAAHVTKVDIENTRVAVVSMEPRVGLASYDKKTERYTIQMPTQGVAGNRANLAKNLKVPNDKVRILTANVGGSFGMKNVNYPEYMCILYAAKALGRPVKWLDERSTSFLSDSHGRAQKIHAELALDAEGHFLAAKLSGYGNLGAYITGVAPSPLSLNTGKNFSSVYRTPLMAIDIKTVLTNTTLMGAYRGAGRPEANYYMERLIDRAADEMGINRLTLRKRNFIKPNQMPFPASSGVTYDSGDFQAVFSKALEISDHENFAKRKKDSKKAGKLRGIAVGSYLEVTAPPSPELGKIVFDPDGSVQLITGTLDYGQGHATPFAQVLCAQLGVPFESVKLVQGDSDIVHAGNGTGGSRSITASGMAIVEASKLVIEKGKRAAAHMLEAAEADIEFADGSFTIAGTDRSIDIMELAKKLHDGKVPDGVPDSLDVDHTSEPVPSAFPNGCHVAEVEIDPDTGVVQIVRYSAVNDFGTVINPMLVAGQLHGGVVQGIGQALMEHVRYDESGQPITGSLMDYALPRAEDVPNMTVGDHPVPATTNPLGSKGCGEAGCAGSLSTVVNAVLDALSDYGIKHIDMPLTPERVWRAIQDAKGKAA; from the coding sequence ATGCAAGAACACACCAAATCGTCCACGCTCGAAAACGCCATTGCACTGCAAAAATATGGCGTCGGGCAGCCCGTCCGCCGCAAGGAGGACGACACGCTGGTGCGCGGCAAGGGCCGCTATACCGACGATTTCAACCTGCCCGGCCAAGCCCATGCGGTGATCGTCCGCTCCACCCACGCCCATGGCGTGATCCGCGGCATCGGCCTTGATGCCGCCAAGGCGATGCCGGGCGTGCTGGGGGTCTGGACCGGAACGGACCTGAACGCCGCCGGCTATGGGCCCTTCACCTGCGGCCTGCCACTGAAAAGTCGCGACGGCTCGCCCGTGCATCAGACCAACCGCCATCCGCTGGCCACCGACAAGGTCCGCTTCGTCGGCGACCCCGTCGCCTTCGTGGTGGCCGAGACGCTGGCCCAGGCCCGCGATGCGGCCGAGGCCGTCGAGCTCGATATCGAGCCGCTGCCAGCGGTGACCGATCCCGAGGAAGCCGCCAAGCCAGGCGCGCCGCAGCTCTACGATCACATCCCCAACAACGTCGCGCTCGACTATCACTATGGCGACGCCGAGAAGGTGAACGCTGCCTTCGCCAGCGCCGCCCATGTCACCAAGGTCGACATCGAGAACACCCGCGTCGCCGTGGTGTCGATGGAACCGCGCGTCGGCCTTGCCTCCTATGACAAGAAGACCGAGCGCTACACCATTCAGATGCCGACGCAGGGCGTCGCGGGCAACCGCGCCAACCTCGCCAAGAATTTGAAGGTGCCGAACGACAAGGTGCGGATCCTGACGGCCAATGTCGGCGGCTCGTTCGGCATGAAGAACGTCAATTATCCCGAATACATGTGCATCCTGTACGCGGCGAAGGCGCTGGGACGCCCGGTGAAGTGGCTCGACGAGCGCTCGACCAGCTTCCTGTCGGACAGCCACGGCCGCGCGCAGAAGATCCATGCCGAGCTGGCGCTCGATGCCGAGGGGCACTTCCTCGCGGCAAAACTGTCCGGCTACGGCAATCTCGGCGCCTATATCACCGGCGTTGCGCCCAGCCCGCTCTCGCTCAACACCGGCAAGAACTTTTCCAGCGTCTACCGCACGCCGCTGATGGCGATCGACATCAAGACGGTTTTGACCAACACCACGCTGATGGGCGCTTATCGCGGCGCCGGCCGGCCCGAGGCAAACTACTATATGGAGCGGCTGATCGACCGCGCCGCCGACGAGATGGGCATCAACCGTCTGACCTTGCGCAAGCGCAACTTCATCAAGCCGAACCAGATGCCGTTCCCGGCCTCGTCAGGCGTCACCTATGACAGCGGCGACTTCCAGGCGGTGTTCAGCAAGGCGCTGGAGATCTCCGACCACGAGAATTTTGCCAAGCGCAAGAAGGACAGCAAGAAGGCCGGCAAGCTGCGCGGCATCGCCGTCGGCTCCTATCTCGAGGTCACCGCGCCGCCGAGTCCCGAGCTCGGCAAGATCGTGTTCGATCCCGACGGCAGCGTTCAGCTCATCACCGGCACGCTTGATTACGGCCAGGGCCACGCCACGCCGTTCGCGCAGGTGCTGTGTGCGCAGCTTGGCGTTCCCTTCGAGAGCGTGAAGCTCGTGCAGGGCGACAGCGACATCGTCCACGCCGGCAACGGCACCGGCGGCTCGCGCTCGATCACGGCCAGCGGCATGGCCATCGTCGAGGCCTCGAAGCTCGTGATCGAGAAGGGCAAGCGCGCCGCCGCGCACATGCTGGAGGCCGCCGAGGCCGACATCGAGTTCGCCGACGGCAGCTTCACCATTGCCGGCACCGATCGCAGCATCGACATCATGGAGCTCGCCAAGAAGCTGCATGACGGCAAGGTGCCTGATGGCGTGCCCGATAGTCTCGATGTCGACCACACCAGCGAGCCGGTGCCCTCGGCCTTCCCGAACGGCTGCCATGTCGCCGAAGTCGAGATCGACCCTGATACCGGCGTGGTGCAGATCGTGCGCTACAGCGCGGTGAACGATTTCGGCACGGTGATCAACCCGATGCTGGTCGCCGGCCAGCTCCATGGCGGCGTGGTCCAGGGCATTGGACAAGCGCTGATGGAGCACGTTCGCTACGACGAGAGCGGCCAGCCGATCACGGGCTCGCTGATGGACTACGCCCTGCCGCGCGCCGAAGACGTGCCGAACATGACGGTCGGCGATCACCCGGTGCCGGCCACGACCAATCCGCTCGGCAGCAAGGGTTGCGGCGAAGCCGGCTGCGCCGGCAGCCTGTCGACGGTGGTGAACGCGGTGCTCGACGCACTCTCGGACTACGGCATCAAGCACATCGACATGCCGTTGACGCCGGAGCGGGTGTGGCGCGCGATCCAGGACGCGAAGGGGAAAGCGGCTTAA
- a CDS encoding YaiI/YqxD family protein yields the protein MTDTSTRIYVDADACPVKDEIYRVALRHGVPVSVVAGNFIRVPHDPLIERIAAGSGMDAADDWIAERARPGDVVITSDIPLASRCVKAGADVIAPNGKPFTEESIGMTLAVRNLMTDLRSAGEVTGGPRSFSPRDRSAFLSALDQTLRRIQRRRADAAATSQS from the coding sequence ATGACTGACACCTCCACCCGCATCTATGTCGACGCCGACGCCTGCCCGGTGAAGGACGAGATTTATCGCGTCGCGCTTCGCCATGGCGTGCCCGTGAGCGTGGTCGCCGGCAACTTCATCCGCGTGCCCCACGATCCCCTGATCGAGCGTATCGCGGCAGGTAGCGGCATGGACGCGGCCGACGACTGGATCGCGGAACGGGCGAGGCCCGGCGACGTCGTCATCACCTCGGACATTCCGCTGGCGAGCCGTTGCGTGAAGGCCGGCGCCGATGTGATCGCGCCGAACGGCAAGCCGTTCACGGAAGAGTCGATCGGGATGACGCTGGCGGTGCGCAATCTGATGACGGATCTGCGCTCGGCCGGCGAAGTCACCGGCGGCCCGCGCTCGTTCTCCCCGCGCGACCGTTCTGCTTTCCTCTCGGCGCTCGACCAGACGCTGCGCCGGATCCAGCGCCGCCGCGCCGACGCGGCCGCGACGAGCCAGAGCTGA
- a CDS encoding ABC-F family ATP-binding cassette domain-containing protein, whose translation MAPPLIQLKDIKLTFGGTPLLSGVELNVAPSERVCLIGRNGSGKSTLLKIAAGLVEPDGGTRFVQPGATVRYLPQEPDFGEHKTLLAYVEAGLAPGDDPYQARYLVEQLGLTGDENPANASGGEARRAALARVLAPSPDILLLDEPTNHLDLSTIEWLEKELDSRRSALVIISHDRRFLTNLSRSTAWLDRGKIKQIDRGFASFETWRDEVLAEEERDQHKLDRKIVDEEHWLRHGVSGRRKRNVKRLSNLHALRDQRRNYRGTAGTASLAASEAEASGKLVIEAKGISKAYGDRIIVDNFSTRIQRGDRLGIIGPNGAGKTTLVNLLTGGIQPDSGTVRLGANLEMATLDQHRESLDPKSTLAEALTGGRGDHVMVGGKPKHVVGYMKDFLFAQEQRGTPLEVLSGGERGRLMLARALAKPSNLLVLDEPTNDLDLETLDVLEEMLGDYEGTVILISHDRDFLDRVVTSVIAPEGNGKWIEYAGGYSDMLAQRGADLKRETIKTQAPAEKKEERVVAPASTPKRKLSFNEKHALETLPKKMETLHADIARLQRVLDDPNLYARDRKTFDDTSAAIARAHEELSAAEERWLELEMLREEIEQA comes from the coding sequence ATGGCGCCGCCGCTGATCCAATTGAAAGACATCAAGCTGACCTTCGGCGGCACGCCGTTGCTGTCGGGCGTCGAGCTCAATGTCGCGCCATCCGAGCGCGTTTGCCTGATCGGCCGCAATGGCTCCGGCAAATCGACGCTGTTGAAGATCGCAGCCGGGCTGGTCGAACCCGACGGCGGCACGCGCTTCGTTCAGCCCGGCGCCACCGTGCGCTATCTGCCGCAGGAGCCCGACTTCGGCGAGCACAAGACCCTGCTGGCCTATGTCGAGGCCGGTCTCGCGCCTGGCGACGATCCCTACCAGGCACGTTATCTGGTCGAGCAGCTTGGACTCACCGGAGACGAGAACCCGGCGAACGCCTCCGGCGGCGAGGCCCGTCGCGCGGCACTGGCGCGCGTGCTGGCGCCCTCGCCCGATATCCTGCTGCTGGACGAGCCGACCAACCACCTCGATCTCTCAACCATCGAATGGCTGGAGAAGGAGCTCGATTCCCGGCGCAGTGCGCTCGTCATCATCAGCCACGACCGCCGCTTCCTCACCAATCTGTCGCGCTCCACCGCCTGGCTCGACCGCGGCAAGATCAAGCAGATCGACCGCGGCTTCGCCTCGTTCGAGACCTGGCGCGACGAGGTGCTGGCGGAAGAAGAGCGCGACCAGCACAAGCTCGACCGCAAGATCGTCGACGAGGAGCACTGGCTGCGCCACGGCGTCTCCGGACGGCGCAAGCGCAACGTCAAGCGGCTCTCCAACCTGCATGCCCTGCGCGACCAACGCCGCAACTATCGCGGCACCGCCGGCACCGCGAGTCTCGCAGCTAGCGAAGCGGAAGCCTCCGGCAAGCTGGTGATCGAGGCCAAGGGCATCAGCAAGGCCTATGGCGATCGCATCATCGTCGACAATTTCTCGACCCGTATCCAGCGCGGCGACCGGCTCGGCATCATCGGCCCGAACGGCGCCGGCAAGACCACGCTGGTCAATCTGCTGACGGGCGGCATACAGCCGGATTCCGGCACCGTGCGGCTCGGCGCCAATCTGGAAATGGCAACGCTCGACCAGCACCGCGAAAGCCTCGATCCCAAATCGACGCTGGCGGAAGCGCTGACCGGTGGCCGCGGCGATCACGTCATGGTCGGCGGCAAGCCGAAGCACGTGGTCGGCTACATGAAGGATTTTCTGTTCGCGCAGGAGCAGCGCGGCACGCCGCTGGAGGTGCTCTCGGGCGGCGAGCGCGGCCGGCTGATGCTGGCGCGCGCGCTCGCCAAGCCTTCAAACCTCTTGGTGCTGGACGAGCCGACCAACGATCTCGACCTCGAGACGCTCGACGTGCTCGAGGAGATGCTCGGCGACTATGAGGGCACGGTCATCCTGATTAGCCATGACCGCGACTTCCTCGACCGCGTTGTCACGTCAGTGATCGCGCCCGAAGGTAACGGCAAGTGGATCGAATATGCCGGCGGCTACAGCGACATGCTGGCGCAGCGTGGCGCCGATCTCAAGCGCGAGACGATCAAGACGCAGGCGCCCGCGGAAAAGAAAGAGGAGCGTGTCGTTGCTCCCGCCTCCACGCCGAAGCGGAAGCTGAGCTTCAACGAAAAGCACGCGCTGGAAACGCTGCCGAAGAAGATGGAAACGTTGCACGCCGATATCGCCAGGCTGCAACGCGTGCTCGACGATCCAAATCTCTACGCCAGGGATCGCAAGACATTCGACGATACGTCGGCCGCGATCGCCAGGGCGCATGAAGAACTGTCCGCCGCCGAAGAGCGCTGGCTCGAACTTGAAATGCTTCGCGAAGAAATAGAGCAGGCTTAA
- a CDS encoding D-TA family PLP-dependent enzyme, whose product MTTTLAAKIAREYGTPCAVIDMDKVERNIARIQKACDDAGVANRPHIKTHKNPTIARMQVAAGAKGITCQKIGEAEIMANAGIDDILISYNLLGEEKMARLGALNAKTRMTVAADNSTVVAGLPKAAEASGRPLSVVVECDTGRKRAGVETPAEAIALAREIAASKGLAFAGFMLYPTETGWADAQKFYDEALAGVRAHGLDAKIVSTGGTPNLVNIGKLKGGTEHRFGTYIYNDRMQVAAGVATWDDCALHIYSTVVSRAAPERGILDAGSKTLTSDTGGLDGHGLILEHPEAKIAKFAEEHGFLDLSRSNTRPNVGDVVRIVPNHVCVVVNMMDEVLMVRGDEIIGTLPVAARGKLR is encoded by the coding sequence ATGACAACGACCCTTGCTGCAAAGATTGCCCGCGAATATGGCACGCCCTGTGCCGTCATCGACATGGACAAGGTGGAGCGCAACATTGCGCGGATCCAGAAGGCTTGCGACGACGCCGGCGTCGCCAACCGCCCGCACATCAAGACGCACAAGAACCCGACCATCGCGAGGATGCAGGTCGCGGCCGGCGCCAAGGGCATCACCTGCCAGAAGATCGGCGAGGCCGAGATCATGGCCAATGCCGGCATCGACGACATCCTGATCAGCTACAATCTCCTGGGCGAAGAGAAGATGGCGCGGCTCGGCGCGCTCAATGCCAAGACCAGGATGACGGTTGCCGCAGACAACTCCACGGTCGTCGCGGGCTTGCCGAAGGCCGCCGAGGCTTCGGGCCGTCCGCTCTCGGTCGTGGTCGAATGCGACACGGGTCGCAAGCGCGCGGGCGTCGAGACGCCGGCGGAGGCGATCGCGCTGGCGCGCGAGATCGCCGCGTCCAAGGGGCTCGCGTTCGCCGGCTTCATGCTGTATCCGACCGAAACAGGCTGGGCGGACGCGCAGAAATTCTACGACGAGGCGCTGGCCGGCGTGCGCGCGCACGGGCTCGACGCAAAAATCGTCTCGACCGGCGGCACGCCGAACCTCGTCAACATCGGCAAGCTCAAAGGCGGCACCGAGCACCGCTTCGGCACCTACATCTACAACGATCGCATGCAGGTCGCGGCCGGTGTCGCCACCTGGGACGACTGCGCGCTGCACATCTACTCGACCGTGGTGAGCCGTGCGGCGCCCGAGCGGGGCATTCTCGATGCCGGCTCGAAGACGCTGACATCGGACACCGGCGGGCTCGACGGCCACGGCCTGATCCTAGAGCATCCCGAAGCCAAGATCGCAAAATTCGCCGAGGAGCACGGTTTCCTCGATCTTTCCCGCAGCAACACGCGGCCCAATGTCGGCGACGTCGTCCGGATCGTGCCGAACCACGTCTGTGTCGTCGTCAACATGATGGACGAGGTCTTGATGGTGCGCGGCGACGAGATCATCGGCACGCTGCCGGTCGCGGCGCGGGGGAAGCTAAGGTAG
- a CDS encoding TIGR03862 family flavoprotein, with protein sequence MAAEVLAQGGASVIVYDAMPSAGRKFLMAGRGGLNLTHSEPLADFLSRYREAMPHLRAAVEAFPPDALRDWSAELGQLTFVGSSGRVFPKTFKASPLLRAWLRRLDAAGVQFVFRHRWIGWDEKGRLLFQTSNGPRAIAASATVLALGGASWPRLGSDGAWGDLLVAKGIAISKLRPANSGFTVAWSDVFRDRFEGQPLKGATFTIGRHTVRGEAMITRGGIEGGAIYALSAELREAVLGIGHATLTIALRPDLDQGTLTTRLSGTRGKQSLANFLRKAAQVSPVGIGLMQEAVIASGRPLAAFSPTELALLINAIPVELTGIAPIDRAISTAGGIAFEELDNHFMLRKLPGVFASGEMLDWEAPTGGYLLQASFATGAAAGRGVLAWLRH encoded by the coding sequence ATGGCGGCGGAGGTGCTGGCGCAGGGTGGCGCCAGCGTCATCGTCTACGATGCCATGCCGTCGGCGGGCCGCAAATTTTTGATGGCCGGCCGGGGCGGGCTCAATCTGACCCACAGCGAGCCGCTGGCGGACTTCCTTTCGCGCTACCGCGAGGCGATGCCGCACTTGCGCGCTGCGGTCGAGGCGTTTCCGCCCGATGCATTGCGTGACTGGAGCGCCGAACTTGGACAGCTGACCTTCGTTGGCAGTAGCGGGCGGGTGTTTCCGAAAACGTTCAAGGCCTCGCCTTTGCTGCGTGCCTGGCTGCGCCGGCTCGATGCGGCGGGCGTGCAGTTTGTTTTCCGCCATCGCTGGATCGGATGGGACGAGAAGGGGCGGCTCCTGTTCCAAACTTCCAACGGCCCGCGTGCTATTGCGGCCAGTGCAACAGTGCTTGCGCTTGGCGGTGCGAGCTGGCCGCGGCTCGGCTCGGATGGCGCATGGGGCGATTTGCTGGTAGCCAAAGGCATTGCCATCTCAAAACTTCGGCCGGCCAACTCCGGTTTCACCGTCGCCTGGTCCGACGTCTTCCGCGATCGTTTCGAGGGCCAGCCTCTCAAGGGCGCGACCTTTACGATCGGCCGGCATACCGTGCGCGGCGAAGCCATGATCACCCGCGGCGGCATCGAAGGCGGCGCGATCTACGCGCTGTCGGCGGAGCTGCGCGAAGCCGTGCTGGGGATCGGGCACGCAACACTGACGATCGCGCTGCGGCCTGATCTCGACCAGGGGACGCTGACCACGCGACTGTCAGGCACGCGCGGCAAACAGTCGCTCGCAAATTTCCTGCGCAAGGCGGCGCAAGTGTCGCCGGTTGGCATCGGCCTGATGCAGGAGGCGGTCATCGCCTCCGGTCGGCCGCTGGCGGCGTTCTCGCCGACAGAGCTCGCGCTTCTGATCAACGCGATTCCGGTCGAGCTCACGGGTATTGCGCCGATCGATCGCGCCATTTCCACCGCAGGCGGGATTGCCTTCGAAGAACTCGACAACCACTTCATGCTGCGCAAGCTGCCCGGCGTGTTCGCCTCCGGCGAGATGCTGGATTGGGAAGCCCCGACCGGTGGCTACCTGCTGCAAGCGTCGTTCGCGACGGGGGCGGCGGCGGGCAGGGGTGTATTGGCGTGGCTAAGACACTAA
- a CDS encoding SDR family NAD(P)-dependent oxidoreductase has protein sequence MAIRFDGRVAIVTGAGNGLGKAHALGLASRGAKVVVNDFGGARDGTGASLSPAEAVVEEIRKAGGTAMADGADVSNFEQVTAVVERATKEWGSVDIMCANAGILRDKSFGKMEAADFQKVLDVHLVGTFYCCKAVWAGMRDRNYGRIVLTTSSSGLYGNFGQANYGAAKSGMVGLMNVLAEEGRKNNIRVNIISPTAATRMTEELLPPQALQLMKPNAITPAVEYMLSEDAPTRTIMGAGAGSFAVIKIVESEGINLPESDWTPDAIAAHFAEISDMSKAKALAGAFEQTQKYVAQAAARAGIKL, from the coding sequence ATGGCAATCAGGTTCGACGGACGCGTCGCCATCGTCACCGGCGCGGGCAATGGTCTCGGCAAGGCGCACGCGTTGGGTCTTGCGAGCCGCGGCGCGAAAGTCGTGGTCAACGATTTCGGCGGCGCGCGTGACGGCACGGGCGCCTCGCTCTCGCCGGCCGAAGCCGTGGTCGAGGAGATCCGCAAAGCCGGCGGCACCGCGATGGCTGACGGCGCCGACGTCTCCAATTTCGAGCAGGTCACCGCCGTGGTCGAGCGCGCCACCAAGGAGTGGGGCAGCGTCGACATCATGTGCGCCAATGCCGGCATTTTGCGCGACAAGTCGTTCGGCAAGATGGAAGCCGCCGATTTCCAGAAGGTGCTCGACGTGCATCTCGTCGGCACCTTCTATTGCTGCAAGGCGGTGTGGGCCGGCATGCGCGACCGCAATTACGGGCGCATCGTGCTGACGACCTCGTCCTCCGGCCTCTACGGCAATTTCGGCCAGGCCAATTACGGCGCGGCCAAGTCAGGCATGGTCGGTTTGATGAACGTGCTTGCGGAAGAGGGCCGCAAGAACAACATCCGCGTCAACATCATCTCGCCGACGGCCGCGACCCGCATGACCGAAGAGCTGTTGCCGCCGCAGGCGCTGCAACTGATGAAACCGAATGCGATCACGCCCGCGGTCGAGTACATGCTGAGCGAGGACGCGCCGACCCGCACCATCATGGGCGCCGGTGCAGGCTCGTTCGCCGTGATCAAGATCGTCGAGAGCGAAGGCATCAACCTGCCGGAGTCGGACTGGACCCCGGACGCGATCGCTGCGCATTTCGCTGAGATCAGCGACATGTCCAAGGCCAAGGCACTCGCCGGTGCGTTCGAGCAGACGCAAAAGTACGTCGCGCAGGCCGCAGCACGGGCGGGGATCAAGCTGTAG
- a CDS encoding MaoC family dehydratase, with amino-acid sequence MNEIWKKPPITLEAYQAMVGKEIGVSSWHLIDQPRIDTYADVTEDHQFIHVDSERAKQETAFGTTIAHGFLTMSMLSVMSYEVMPAIAGTTMGVNYGFDKLRFISPVRSGKRVRGRFVLAEAKLRKPNELQSRTNVTVEIEGEDKPALVADWLGLIYFA; translated from the coding sequence GTGAACGAAATCTGGAAGAAACCGCCGATCACGCTGGAGGCCTATCAGGCCATGGTCGGCAAGGAGATCGGCGTATCGTCCTGGCACCTGATCGACCAGCCCCGCATCGACACCTATGCCGATGTGACCGAGGACCACCAGTTCATCCATGTCGACTCCGAGAGGGCGAAGCAGGAGACCGCGTTCGGCACCACCATCGCGCACGGCTTTTTGACGATGTCGATGTTGTCGGTGATGTCCTATGAGGTGATGCCGGCGATCGCGGGCACCACGATGGGCGTCAATTACGGCTTCGACAAGCTGCGCTTCATCTCGCCGGTCCGCTCGGGCAAGCGCGTTCGCGGCCGTTTCGTGCTGGCGGAAGCCAAGCTGCGCAAGCCGAACGAGTTGCAGTCCCGTACCAATGTGACGGTAGAGATCGAGGGCGAGGACAAGCCCGCACTGGTCGCCGACTGGCTTGGGTTGATCTATTTCGCGTAA
- a CDS encoding AMP-binding protein, translated as MTTFQDARAFLLAHRTDYETAVRDFRWPDPEPFNWALDWFDAELAANAESKDRPALWIVDAAQDKQTKLSFAALSKRSNQVANFLRAQGLRRGDHLLLLLGNVVPLWEIMLAAIKLGVVVIPATTLLTADELRDRLDRGKAKAVVAAQDQVAKFASLGVDGVVRIVVGEASDGWLAYDEAAKASESFAADGPTNADDPMLLYFTSGTTAKPKLVRHSQRSYPVGHLSTMYWIGLKPGDVHLNISSPGWAKHAWSCFFAPWNAGATVFVVNQSRFDAKGLLATIGRCGVTTLCAPPTVWRLFIQENLASFKVALREVCGAGEPLNPEVIDQVQAAWGLTIRDGYGQTETTALAGNSPGQKIKVGSMGRPLPGYRVQVSDADGHPAKEGEVALLLGANRPAGLMQGYQGDDGKLSGAEGELYRSGDVVFADEDGYLTFVGRSDDVFKSSDYRISPFELESVLLEHELVAEAAVVPSPDPIRLAIPKAFVLLTSGAERTPETALSIFKHLHTRLAPFKRIRRLEIVTELPKTISGKIRRVQLRRLERDNDRDDPLRGREFREEDFPELPKTRSET; from the coding sequence ATGACGACATTTCAGGACGCGCGCGCGTTTCTTCTCGCACACCGCACGGATTACGAGACCGCGGTCAGGGATTTCCGCTGGCCCGATCCCGAACCCTTCAACTGGGCGCTCGACTGGTTCGACGCCGAGCTGGCGGCGAATGCGGAGAGCAAGGATCGGCCCGCGCTCTGGATTGTCGATGCCGCCCAGGACAAGCAGACGAAGCTGTCTTTCGCCGCGCTCTCGAAGCGCTCCAACCAGGTTGCCAATTTCCTCCGCGCGCAGGGCTTGAGGCGCGGCGATCATCTCCTGCTGCTGCTCGGCAATGTGGTTCCGCTGTGGGAGATCATGCTGGCGGCGATCAAGCTCGGCGTCGTCGTGATTCCCGCGACCACGCTGCTCACTGCCGATGAGCTGCGCGACCGGCTCGATCGCGGCAAGGCAAAGGCGGTCGTGGCCGCGCAGGACCAGGTCGCCAAGTTCGCCAGCCTCGGCGTTGACGGTGTGGTGCGTATCGTCGTGGGCGAGGCGTCCGATGGTTGGCTTGCCTATGACGAGGCGGCAAAAGCTTCGGAGAGTTTTGCAGCCGACGGCCCGACCAATGCCGACGACCCGATGCTGCTCTATTTCACCTCGGGCACGACGGCAAAGCCAAAGCTCGTTCGCCACAGTCAGCGCAGCTATCCCGTCGGCCATCTCTCCACCATGTACTGGATCGGGCTGAAGCCCGGCGACGTCCATCTCAACATCTCCTCGCCCGGCTGGGCCAAGCACGCCTGGAGCTGCTTCTTCGCGCCCTGGAATGCGGGCGCGACGGTGTTTGTGGTCAATCAGTCGCGCTTCGACGCCAAAGGCCTGCTCGCCACCATCGGCCGTTGCGGCGTCACCACGCTGTGCGCGCCGCCGACGGTGTGGCGGCTGTTCATCCAGGAGAATTTGGCTTCGTTCAAGGTGGCCTTGCGCGAGGTCTGCGGCGCTGGCGAGCCGCTCAATCCCGAAGTGATCGACCAGGTGCAGGCCGCCTGGGGGCTCACGATTCGCGATGGCTATGGCCAGACCGAAACCACGGCACTTGCCGGCAACTCGCCCGGGCAGAAGATCAAGGTCGGCTCGATGGGCCGGCCGTTGCCGGGTTACCGCGTGCAGGTCAGCGACGCGGACGGCCATCCGGCCAAGGAGGGCGAGGTGGCGTTGCTGCTCGGTGCCAACAGGCCCGCCGGCCTGATGCAGGGCTATCAGGGCGACGACGGCAAGCTGTCGGGCGCCGAAGGCGAGCTCTATCGCAGCGGCGACGTCGTCTTCGCCGACGAGGACGGCTATCTCACCTTCGTCGGCCGCTCCGACGATGTCTTCAAATCCTCCGACTATCGGATCAGCCCGTTCGAACTCGAAAGCGTGCTGCTCGAGCATGAGCTCGTGGCCGAAGCCGCGGTGGTGCCGAGCCCGGATCCTATCAGGCTCGCGATCCCCAAGGCCTTCGTGCTGCTGACCTCGGGCGCCGAGCGGACGCCGGAGACGGCGCTGTCGATCTTCAAGCACCTGCACACGCGGCTTGCGCCGTTCAAGCGCATCCGGCGGCTCGAAATCGTCACCGAGCTGCCGAAGACGATCTCTGGCAAAATCCGCCGGGTGCAGCTACGACGGCTCGAACGCGACAATGATCGCGACGATCCGCTGCGCGGCCGGGAATTCCGTGAGGAGGATTTTCCGGAGCTGCCGAAGACAAGAAGTGAGACCTGA